A region from the Pelobates fuscus isolate aPelFus1 chromosome 1, aPelFus1.pri, whole genome shotgun sequence genome encodes:
- the TMEM50B gene encoding transmembrane protein 50B — MAGFLDNFRWPEFECIDWGERRNTIASVVAGILFFSGWWIMIDAAVVYPTQQDLNHAFHTCGVFSTLAFFMINAVSNAQVRGDSYSDGCLGRTGARIWLFIGFMLMFGSLIASMWILFGAYVTKGINVYPGLAVFFQNALIFFSTLIYKFGRTEELWS; from the exons ATGGCGGGATTCCTAGATAATTTCAGATGGCCGGAATTCGAATGCATCGACTGGGGAGAAAGGCGAAACACGATCGCTTCTGTGGTAGCAGGGATTCTG TTCTTCTCGGGTTGGTGGATTATGATCGATGCCGCAGTGGTTTACCCAACTCAGCAAGATCTAAATCATGCATTTCACACCTGTGGGGTCTTCTCCACTCTCGCGTTTTTCAT GATAAATGCTGTGTCAAATGCTCAGGTTCGGGGGGATAGTTACAGTGATGGATGCCTAGGGAGGACCG GGGCCCGGATTTGGCTCTTCATTGGTTTTATGCTGATGTTTGGGTCTCTTATCGCTTCCATGTGGATCCTGTTTGGAGCCTACGTTACGAAAG GTATAAATGTCTACCCTGGACTTGCAGTATTTTTCCAGAACGCTTTAATATTCTTTAG cacCTTGATCTACAAATTTGGAAGAACAGAAGAGCTATGGTCTTAG